From the Eleutherodactylus coqui strain aEleCoq1 chromosome 7, aEleCoq1.hap1, whole genome shotgun sequence genome, one window contains:
- the LOC136573049 gene encoding acidic leucine-rich nuclear phosphoprotein 32 family member B-like isoform X3, whose amino-acid sequence MDMKKRLTLELRNRKAAEVKEMVLDNCRSDDGKITGLTAEFVNLEFLSMININLLSVANLPKLEKLRKLELSDNRISGGLEVLAKKTPNLTHLNLSGNKIKDINTLEPLKKLNHLMSLDLFNCEVTMLNNYRESVFALLPQLTYLDGFDADDQEAPDSDPEPDEGEEDEDEEEFDEDELDEEDEDGVDEEDVEEEEEGEEEEEDEEDTPQGEKRKRDLEDEGDEEDFDDEEEDDE is encoded by the exons ATGGACATGAAGAAGAGACTCACCCTGGAGCTGAGGAACCGGAAGGCGGCGGAG GTGAAGGAGATGGTTCTGGACAACTGCCGCTCCGATGATGGCAAGATCACCGGGCTGACCGCCGAGTTTGTGAACTTGGAGTTCCTGAGCATGATCAACATCAACCTGCTGTCCGTCGCCAACCTACCCAAGCTGGAGAAGTTAAGGAAG CTGGAGCTCAGTGATAACAGGATTTCTGGTGGTCTGGAGGTGCTTGCAAAGAAGACCCCCAATCTAACACACTTGAATCTCAGTGGGAACAAGATTAAGGACATAAacactctggagccactt AAAAAGCTGAATCACCTCATGAGTTTAGATCTGTTCAACTGTGAAGTCACCATGCTGAACAACTACCGGGAGAGCGTATTCGCATTGCTGCCGCAGTTAACATACCTTGATGGCTTTGATGCCGATGACCAAGAAGCACCGGATTCTGATCCAGAGCCAGATG AAGGAGAGGAAGATGAAGATGAGGAGGAATTTGATGAAGATGAGCTTGATGAAGAAGATGAAGATGGAGTAGATG aggaagatgtggaagaggaggaggaaggagaagaggaagaagaggatgagGAGG ATACACCCCAGGGAGAAAAGCGAAAAAGGGATTTGGAAGATGAAGGTGACGAGGAAGACTTCGATGATGAGGAAGAGGATGATGAATAA
- the LOC136573049 gene encoding acidic leucine-rich nuclear phosphoprotein 32 family member B-like isoform X2 — protein sequence MDMKKRLTLELRNRKAAEVKEMVLDNCRSDDGKITGLTAEFVNLEFLSMININLLSVANLPKLEKLRKLELSDNRISGGLEVLAKKTPNLTHLNLSGNKIKDINTLEPLKKLNHLMSLDLFNCEVTMLNNYRESVFALLPQLTYLDGFDADDQEAPDSDPEPDGEEDEDEEEFDEDELDEEDEDGVDDEEDVEEEEEGEEEEEDEEDTPQGEKRKRDLEDEGDEEDFDDEEEDDE from the exons ATGGACATGAAGAAGAGACTCACCCTGGAGCTGAGGAACCGGAAGGCGGCGGAG GTGAAGGAGATGGTTCTGGACAACTGCCGCTCCGATGATGGCAAGATCACCGGGCTGACCGCCGAGTTTGTGAACTTGGAGTTCCTGAGCATGATCAACATCAACCTGCTGTCCGTCGCCAACCTACCCAAGCTGGAGAAGTTAAGGAAG CTGGAGCTCAGTGATAACAGGATTTCTGGTGGTCTGGAGGTGCTTGCAAAGAAGACCCCCAATCTAACACACTTGAATCTCAGTGGGAACAAGATTAAGGACATAAacactctggagccactt AAAAAGCTGAATCACCTCATGAGTTTAGATCTGTTCAACTGTGAAGTCACCATGCTGAACAACTACCGGGAGAGCGTATTCGCATTGCTGCCGCAGTTAACATACCTTGATGGCTTTGATGCCGATGACCAAGAAGCACCGGATTCTGATCCAGAGCCAGATG GAGAGGAAGATGAAGATGAGGAGGAATTTGATGAAGATGAGCTTGATGAAGAAGATGAAGATGGAGTAGATGATGAG gaagatgtggaagaggaggaggaaggagaagaggaagaagaggatgagGAGG ATACACCCCAGGGAGAAAAGCGAAAAAGGGATTTGGAAGATGAAGGTGACGAGGAAGACTTCGATGATGAGGAAGAGGATGATGAATAA
- the LOC136573049 gene encoding acidic leucine-rich nuclear phosphoprotein 32 family member B-like isoform X4 — MDMKKRLTLELRNRKAAEVKEMVLDNCRSDDGKITGLTAEFVNLEFLSMININLLSVANLPKLEKLRKLELSDNRISGGLEVLAKKTPNLTHLNLSGNKIKDINTLEPLKKLNHLMSLDLFNCEVTMLNNYRESVFALLPQLTYLDGFDADDQEAPDSDPEPDGEEDEDEEEFDEDELDEEDEDGVDEEDVEEEEEGEEEEEDEEDTPQGEKRKRDLEDEGDEEDFDDEEEDDE; from the exons ATGGACATGAAGAAGAGACTCACCCTGGAGCTGAGGAACCGGAAGGCGGCGGAG GTGAAGGAGATGGTTCTGGACAACTGCCGCTCCGATGATGGCAAGATCACCGGGCTGACCGCCGAGTTTGTGAACTTGGAGTTCCTGAGCATGATCAACATCAACCTGCTGTCCGTCGCCAACCTACCCAAGCTGGAGAAGTTAAGGAAG CTGGAGCTCAGTGATAACAGGATTTCTGGTGGTCTGGAGGTGCTTGCAAAGAAGACCCCCAATCTAACACACTTGAATCTCAGTGGGAACAAGATTAAGGACATAAacactctggagccactt AAAAAGCTGAATCACCTCATGAGTTTAGATCTGTTCAACTGTGAAGTCACCATGCTGAACAACTACCGGGAGAGCGTATTCGCATTGCTGCCGCAGTTAACATACCTTGATGGCTTTGATGCCGATGACCAAGAAGCACCGGATTCTGATCCAGAGCCAGATG GAGAGGAAGATGAAGATGAGGAGGAATTTGATGAAGATGAGCTTGATGAAGAAGATGAAGATGGAGTAGATG aggaagatgtggaagaggaggaggaaggagaagaggaagaagaggatgagGAGG ATACACCCCAGGGAGAAAAGCGAAAAAGGGATTTGGAAGATGAAGGTGACGAGGAAGACTTCGATGATGAGGAAGAGGATGATGAATAA
- the LOC136573049 gene encoding acidic leucine-rich nuclear phosphoprotein 32 family member B-like isoform X1, with protein MDMKKRLTLELRNRKAAEVKEMVLDNCRSDDGKITGLTAEFVNLEFLSMININLLSVANLPKLEKLRKLELSDNRISGGLEVLAKKTPNLTHLNLSGNKIKDINTLEPLKKLNHLMSLDLFNCEVTMLNNYRESVFALLPQLTYLDGFDADDQEAPDSDPEPDEGEEDEDEEEFDEDELDEEDEDGVDDEEDVEEEEEGEEEEEDEEDTPQGEKRKRDLEDEGDEEDFDDEEEDDE; from the exons ATGGACATGAAGAAGAGACTCACCCTGGAGCTGAGGAACCGGAAGGCGGCGGAG GTGAAGGAGATGGTTCTGGACAACTGCCGCTCCGATGATGGCAAGATCACCGGGCTGACCGCCGAGTTTGTGAACTTGGAGTTCCTGAGCATGATCAACATCAACCTGCTGTCCGTCGCCAACCTACCCAAGCTGGAGAAGTTAAGGAAG CTGGAGCTCAGTGATAACAGGATTTCTGGTGGTCTGGAGGTGCTTGCAAAGAAGACCCCCAATCTAACACACTTGAATCTCAGTGGGAACAAGATTAAGGACATAAacactctggagccactt AAAAAGCTGAATCACCTCATGAGTTTAGATCTGTTCAACTGTGAAGTCACCATGCTGAACAACTACCGGGAGAGCGTATTCGCATTGCTGCCGCAGTTAACATACCTTGATGGCTTTGATGCCGATGACCAAGAAGCACCGGATTCTGATCCAGAGCCAGATG AAGGAGAGGAAGATGAAGATGAGGAGGAATTTGATGAAGATGAGCTTGATGAAGAAGATGAAGATGGAGTAGATGATGAG gaagatgtggaagaggaggaggaaggagaagaggaagaagaggatgagGAGG ATACACCCCAGGGAGAAAAGCGAAAAAGGGATTTGGAAGATGAAGGTGACGAGGAAGACTTCGATGATGAGGAAGAGGATGATGAATAA